The Actinosynnema mirum DSM 43827 genomic interval ACCGGGCACCGCGCGCGAGGTGGCCGAGGCGGTCGGCTACCTGGTGGGCGCGGGGTACGTGACCGGTCAGGAGCTGGTCGTGGCGGGCGGAAGCGGGCTGGGGGCGTGATGGAGGTCGTGGACGCGCACCTGCACCTGCCCTCGCCCCGGCTGGACTGGCCGCACGGCGAGGCGTCCCGGCGGGACCTGCAGGCCGAGCTGCTGCTGGCGCAGCTGGACGCGGCCGGGGTGGACGCGGCGGTGCTGGTCGCCGTGCCGGGGGTGGCACCGGTGGACGAGTGCCTGGAGATCGCGGCGAGGCACCCGGACCGGGTGGCGGTGATCGCGCCGTGGGAGGGGGGCGAGGTGTCCAAGGAGGGCGAGGCGCCCGAGGGGGTGCTGGGCGTGCGGCTGGTGCTGTCCTGGCCGCCGGAGAACGCCGAGCGGCTGCGGTCGGGCGGGTACGACGGGCTGTTCGACGCGGCCGAGCGGCGCGGTGTGCCGGTGAGCGTGCTGGCAGGCGGGTTGCTGCCGGAGATCGGGGAGCTCGCGCGGGCGCGCCCGTCGCTGCGGCTGGTCGTGGACCACCTCGGCCTGGACCAGCCGCCGTACCTGCCCGCCGGTGACCCGCCGTGGGGCGGGCTGCCGGACCTGCTCGCCCTGGCGGGGCTGGAGAACGTGGCGGTGAAGCTGTCGGGCGCGCCGACGCTGTCGACCGGGCCCTACCCGTACCGGGACGTGTGGCCGCACCTGGACCGGGTGCTGTCGGCGTTCGGCGCGGACCGCTGCCTGTGGGGCAGCGACGCCCACCGGGTGTCCGGCAGGCTGCGCGGCTTCCCGCCGGTCCCGCCGTACCAGGGGCAGCACTCGCACGCGCAGGCGCTGCACCACCTGCTGGACCGGTCGGGGCTCGGCGACGCCGAGCGGGCGGCGCTGTTCGGCGGCACGGCCAGGCGCGTCCTGGGCTGGCCCGCGCGGCCGTGACGGCGGGGCCTAGCCCAGCACCTCGCGCAGCTGCGCGAGCACCTCCACCGCGATCACGTCCAGCGCCCGCTCCTCGCCCTCGGCGAGCCACAGCTCGAACGTCGTCTGGAACACCGCCACCCCGGTCCTGGCCGCCAGCGCGGCCCGCGTCGCGTCGACGCCCCGCGCGCGCAGCTCGTCCGCCAGCACCCCGGCGAGCACGACCAGCTTGTGCTGCTCCCGCTCGCGCAGCGCCGGGCAGTGCGAGATCACCTCGTGCCGCCTGCGGCTCCACGGCCGCGCGTCGTCGGGGAAGAAGTCGGCGGACGAGCGCAGCGCCGAGGCGATCACCGCGATCGGCGGGGCGTCCGGCGGGGCCAGGGCGATCCCGGCGCGGAAGGTGTCGGTGAACTCGTCCTGCCGGTGGAACAGCACCTCGCGCTTGTCGCTGAAGTGGCGGAAGAAGGTCCGCTCGGTCAGCCCGACCGCCTGCGCGATCTCCTGCGCGGTGGTCTGCTCGAAGCCGCGCGTGGCGAACAGCTCCAGCGCCGCCTCCTGCAGCCGGTCGGGGGTTCCGGGTTTCCATCGCGCCATGCCCCGAGTCTAGTGATGACAGTGACTGACATAGCCGGTACGCTCATGTCAGCCACTGTCATCACGAGGGAGCGGGACATGCGGGTTTTCGTCACCGGGGCGTCGGGGTGGATCGGCTCCGCCGTCGTGGACGAGCTGATCGCGGACGGGCACGAGGTCGTCGGGCTGGCCAGGTCCGACGCGTCCGCCGCGAGGCTGGAGGCCAGGGGCGCGCTCGCGCGGCGGGGCGACCTGGACGACCACCACGGGCTGCGCACGGGCGCGCTGGAGGCCGACGCCGTCGTCCACCTGGCCAACAAGCACGACTTCGGGAACCTGGCGGCCACCAACGCCACCGAGCGCGCCGCCACCGCGACCCTCGGCGCGGCGCTGGAGGGCACCGGCAAGCCGTTCCTGCTGGCCTCCGGGCTCGCCGAGGTCGCGCCGGGCAGGCTCGCCACCGAGCACGACCCGTCCACGTTCCACGGCCCGGACTCGGCGCGCGGCGGCAGCGAGAACCTGCTGCTGGAGCACGTCGCGCGGGGCGTGCACGCGGTCGCGGTGCGGTTCTCGCCGACCACGCACGGCGTCGGCGACCGGGGGTTCGTCGACGTGCTCGCCTCGGTGGCGCGCGCGAAGGGCGTGTCCGGCCACCCCGGAGACGGGTCGAACCGCTGGGCGGCGGTGCACGTGCGGGACGCGGCGCGGGTGGTCGCGCTCGGGCTGACCAAGGCGCCTGCCGGGTCGCGGCTGCACGCCGTGGCCGAGGAGGGGATCACCACGCGGGAGATCGCCGAGGCGCTCGGGGCCGCGCTGGACCTGCCGGTCGCGTCGGTCGCGCCGCGGGACGTGGCGGGGCACTTCGGCTGGATCGGCGGGTTCTTCGCGCTGGACATGGCCGCCTCCAGCGCGCTCACCCGCGAGTCGCTCGGCTGGGAGCCGACCGGGCCGACCCTGCTGGCGGACATCGCGGCGGGCGCGTACACCCGCTGACGGCGTTCCCCCGACCGGGCCTGCCGCGGCCGGGCTTCCCAGCATGTGAACGGGGCTACCGGTCGTTAGGACGGCGAATAGGATTCGCCCGGTGTCCACGACCACTGAGACCCCCTCCGACCAGCGCAGGCTCCCCACCTTCCCGACGTCCTGCGCCGCGCCCGTCCCCCGGCCCGAGGAGCCGGTGCGGGTCGTCCCGCTCGCCGTCGCCTCGCTGATCGCGGTGGCGCTCACCGGCTACGTGTGGACCGCGCACGGCGCGAAGTCCGGCGTGCTGCTCCTGCTCGGCCTCGGGCTGGGCCTGGCCCTGTTCCACTCGCGGTTCGGGTTCACCTCGGCGTGGCGGCAGCTGGTCGCGGTCGGCAACGGCGCGGGCGTGCGGGCGCACTCGCTGCTGCTCGGCACGGCGGCCACGCTCGTCGCGCTGATCGTGTCCACCGGGTCCGGGCTGTTCGGGTCGGCGCCCAGGGCGAGCGCGGGGCCGATCGGGCTGGCGCTGTTCGTGGGCGCGCTGCTGTTCGCGGTCGGGATGCAGCTGGGCGGCGCGTGCGCGTCCGGCACGCTGTTCGCGGTGGGCTCGGGCCAGTCCACGATCCTGCTGACGCTGTTCGGCTTCATCGTCGGCTCGGTGGTCTACACCGCCGCGTTCCCGGTGTTCGACGGCTGGCCCTCGGTGCCGGGCGTGCTGCTGTCGGACCACGTGGGCTGGTTCGGCTCGTGGGCGCTGACGATCGCGGCGCTGGGGCTGATCGTGCTGGCGACCTGGTTCGTGCAGAAGCGCCGGAACCCGCCGCCCGCGGACGTGGCGCCGACCGCGACCGGCCTGGCGCGGGTGCTGCGCGGCTCGTGGCCGCTCCTGGTCGGCGCGGTCGTGCTGGGCGTGCTGGCGGGCGCGGTGTTCCTGGTGTCGGGCGGGATCTGGGGCGTGACGTTCGCGTTCGCCCTGTGGGGCGCGAAGTTCCTGCAGCTGATCGGGCTGCACCCGGAGACGTGGGAGTTCTGGCGGAGCGCGTCGAACGCCAAGGCGCTGGCCGGGTCGGTGTGGACGGACAAGACCACGCTGACCGACGTGGGCATCATGATCGGCGCGGCGATCGCGGCGGCCCTGGCGGGCGCGTGGAAGCTGCACACCTCGATCCCGTGGCGCACGGCGCTCGCGGCGGTGCTGGGCGGGGTCCTGATGGGCGTGGGCGCGCGGCTGGCCGGTGGCTGCAACATCGGCGCGTACCTGGGCGGGATCTCCACGGGCAGCCTGCACGGGTGGCTGTGGGGCCTGTTCGCGCTGGGCGGCACGTGGATCGGGCTGCGGCTGCGACCGCTGTTCGGGCTGGGCGTGCCGAAGGCCGCGGACAGCGTCTGCTGACGGTTTTCCGTTGCGGAGGGCCGGTTTCCCGTGTCGGGGGACCGGCCCTCGTCGCGTTTTCCAGCGAGCGTCAGGTAGTCGGTGTACCCGGTGGGGCCTCCCACGTACATCAGGTACCCGTCGCGCACCTGGTTTACCGGGGTGCCCGCGCGCAGCCGCTCGACCAGGTCCGGATCATGCGTTCACGGACGCCGCCAGTTCGAGTCGACCCAGAACGCCGTGGCGAGCTCGAAGACCAGGGCAGGACCTGGACGAGCCAGGAGGGCATCACGCGGTGGCAGTCGGAGGGACAAGCACGGTGTTCGTCGCTTCAGGCCAGGATGGCAGCGTTGCCGCTACCCAGTTCGATCCGACTCCCGCAAAGGTCAGGAGTACAACGCTCACGAGAAGCGTCATGTGACCACCTCCTCGACGCTCACTGTCTGCCCGCTTGGTGTTGATGTGGGAAGCGACGTGAGTGCAAAGCAGGATGACCGCTATCGCGATCAGGTACGCATGGATGGAACCCAGCCCGAGGAAACCCTCGCCTCAAGCGACGAACACTCGTCATCGTACCCGCAAGCACCTCGGTCACACCATCAGGAAGTCGCTGGCCCGGCTGGCCCGGCTGAACCGGGTGATCGCGGACCTGACCCGGTCGCGGGAGCTGCTGGACGAGGCGATCGCGGCGGCTGACGCCCTACCGCAAGCACCCTGAACTGCACCGACCTCGTCGTGACAGCGGCAGCCGGTCCCGTGGCAGCGCGCCGGCAGCGCCGTGGCAGCGGGGCCGCGCAGGGTGATCCGCATGGACACCCAGGTACTGATCATCGGCGCGGGCCCCACCGGGCTCGCGCTCGCCGCCGACCTCACCCGGCGCGGCGTCGGCCACCGGATCGTCGACCGGGCGGCCGGGCCGTTCACCGGGTCGCGCGCCAAGGGCGTGCAGCCGCGCACGCTGGAGGTGCTGGACGACCTCGGCGTCGTCGACCGGGTGCTCGCGGCGGGCACCACCACGCTGCCCGCGCGCTGGGTCGACGGCGACCGGGCGCGCGTGGTCGACCTCAACGAGGGCCGCCACCCCACGCCGAACACCCCGTACGCCAGGACGCTGGTCATCCCGCAGTTCGCCACCGAGGCCGCGCTGCGCTCGCTCGTGCCGCACGTCGAGTACGGCGCCGAGGTCACCGGGCTGACCCAGGACGAGCACGGCGTCACCGCGGTCGTGGACGGGCGGGAGATCACCGCGGCCTACGCGGTGGCGTGCGACGGCGGGCGCAGTCCGGTGCGCAAGCGGCTCGGCGTCGGGTTCGCGGGCGAGACCCTGGAGGACCACCGGATCGTCGTCGCCGACGTGGTGGTCGACGGGCTCGACCGCGACCACTGGCACATGTGGCGCAGCGACCCCGCCTCGATGCTCGCGCTGTGCCCGCTGCCCGGCACGGACCTGTTCCAGCTCCAGGCGAACCTCGCCCCCGACCGGGAGGGCGCGCCGACCGAGGCGGAGCTGCGGGAGCTCGTGACGACCCGCACCGGGCGGCCGGAGCTGGTGCTGCGGGAGGTGGCCTGGACCTCGCTGTTCCGGCTGAACGTGCGCATGGTGGACCGCTACCGGGTGGGCCGGGTCTTCCTGGCGGGTGACGCCGCGCACGTCCACTCCCCCTCGGGCGCGCAGGGCATGAACACCGGCGTGCAGGACGCGTGCAACCTCGGCTGGAAGCTCGGTTCGGCGCTCTCCGGCGCGCTGTCGACCGAGGCCGCGGAGGCGCTGCTGGACAGCTACGAGGGCGAGCGGCTGCCGATCGCCGCGTGGCTGCTGGGCGTCACCACCGAGGCGCACCGCAGGATGGCCGCCGAGATGAAGATCGGGAAGCGGGACGACGAGCTGCTCCAGCTCGGCCTCGGCTACCGGGAGGGGCCGCTCGCGGAGCCGTCCGGGCTCGACGGGGTCCAGCCCGGCGACCGGGCGCCGGACGCGCCGTGCGCGCTGGCCGACGGGACCCGCACGCGGGTGTTCGACCTGCTGCGGGGGCCGGGTTTCACGCTGCTGGGGCTCGGCGTCGAACCGCCCGCGCACGACGGGGTGCGGGCGCACCGGATCGAGGACCCGGACGGGCACGTGGCCGCCGGGTACGGGCTGCCGGACGGCGCGCTGGCGCTGGTGCGGCCGGACGGGTACGTGGGCGCGGTGTCGCACGACCCCGAGGTGATCTCCGGCTACCTGAAGCGCGTGCTGGGCTGAGCGGTCGGCGTTCCACTCGGCGTTCCAGTAGGCGTTCCGGTCAGCGCCCGGCCCAGCGGGCGAGGTCGGCGATCTCCGGGTCGGCGAGCGCGAGCACGCCCCGCGCCCGCTCGGCCTCGTCCAGCGCGGCGGCGGCGCCGTCCCGGTCGCCGACCTCCCGCAGCCACAGCGCCCTCGCCTCCCAGGCGAGCGCGATCGCGGGCCCGTCCGGGGAGCGGCGGGCCTCGTCGAGCGCCCGGCCGTGCTCCGGACCGGCCTCCGCGGCAGGGAGCGCGCGGGCGAGTCCACTGTGGATGGTCGAGCGGAACTGCGGCGGGGAGTCGGGCGGGGCGGTGGCGAGCGCGGCGCGGAACCGGTCGACCGCCTCGGCCCGCTCGCCGCGCGCGTGCGCCAGCTCGGCCGACGCGAGGTGGACGCGGGCCAGCTCCAGCGGGTCGGCGCGACGGGTGGCCACGGCGTGCGCCCGGTCCAGCTCCCGCTGCGCCGCGACGAGATCACCGGTGCGCACGCGCAGCCTGGCGAACTGCACCAGCGGGGCCAGCGGCACCAGGACGTCCTCCACCGCGCCGAACGCCGCGGACGCCCGCCGCGCCTCCTCCAGCACCGCCAGCGCCTCCGCGTGCGCGCCCCGGTTGCCCAGCAGCTGCGACAGGGACACCCCCGCGAGCGCGATCGCCCACCGGTCGCCGACCTCGGTCAGCTCGCGCAGCGCCCGCCGGTACCACCGCTCGGCCTCCTCGGTGCGCCCCGCGCTCAGCTCGTAGGCGGCCAGCCCCCGCACCAGCACGCCGATCCCGCGCGACCACGGGTCGGCGGACTCGCGCATCCGCGCGCCGAGCAGGTCAGCGCCCGCCGAGTGCCACCACCGCACCGCGTCGACCAGGCACATCAGCAGCGGGCTCGCGCGCTCCCGCAGCTCGTCGGCGATCACGCCCGCCGCGAGCAGCCGGGTGACCGGGGAGACCGCGAACCCCTCCACGGCCGACGCCCACGCGCGGGCCTCGGCGGGGCGGGCGCGCGCGTTGACCCACCACCAGGCGCGGGCGGCGACCATGCGCAGGGCGCGCGGGCCGTCGCGGGTCTGCACGAGCCAGGACAGCGCGGCGTCCAGGTTGGCCTGCTCGGCGTCGAGCCTGGCCAGCCAGGGCAGCTGGCCGCCGGTGCGCAGGTGCGGTTCGGCGGTCTCGGCGAGCGCCAGGAAGTGCGCGGCGTGCCGGGGCCGGTGGTCGGGTCCGGGGACGCCCGCCGCGTACTCGCGCACGGTCTCCAGCAGCCGGTACCGCTCGCCGTCGGCGACCACCAGGGACTTGTCCACCAGCGAGGACACCAGGTCCAGCGCGACCCACTCGTCCACTTCGGACACCTCGGCGACCGCGTCCAGCGCCGCGCCGCCGGGGAACGCGGCCAGGACGCGGAGCAGCTCGCGCTCGGGACCGGTGAGCAGCTCCCAGCTCCAGTCGACGACGGCGCGCAGCGTGCGGTGGCGGGCGGCGGCGGTCCTGGCCCCCCGGTCGAGCAGCCGCAGGCGCTGGTCGACGCGGTCGGCGAGCTGGGCGGTGGTGAGGGAGCGCAGGCGGGCGGCGGCCAGCTCCAGCGCGAGCGGGATGCCGTCGAGCGCGCGGCACACCCGGCGGGCGTCGTCGGTCACCACGAAGTCGGGGCGGGCGGCGGTGGCGCGGGCGGTGAACAGCTCGACCGAGGTGTCCTCGTCCAGCGGGGCCAGCGGGTGCAGCGCCTCGCCGGGCACGCCCAGCGCCTCGCGGCTGGTGGTCAGCACGCGCACGTCCGGTGCGGCGGCGAGCAGCCGGGTGACCAGCTCCGAGGTGGGGTCGAGCAGGTGCTCGCAGTTGTCCAGCACCAGCAGGCAGGTGGCGGCGCGCAGCAGGTCGACCGGGTCGGCGGTGGGGCGCTCGCCGAGGACGGCGGCGGTGGTGTCGCCCCGCGCCACGGCGTGCCGGAGGGCGTCGACCGGGTCGGAGGCGGACTCCAGCGGCACCCACAGGACGGGGTGCGCGCCGCGGGCGGCGACGGCCTGGGCGAGCCGGGTCTTGCCCATGCCGCCGAAGCCGGTGACGGTGACCAGGCGGGCGCGGGCGGTCAGGTCGACGAGCCGGGTGAGGTCGTCCGCGCGGCCGACCAGCGGGGTGGGCGGGACCGGCGGGGCGCCGCGCTGGGCGGGGCGCAGCGCGGCCAGGTGCGCCGCGCGCAGGTCGGGGCCGGGGTCGGCGCCCAGCTCGTCGGCGAGCCAGCTGCGGGCCTGCTCGTACGCGGTGAGCGCCTCGGTCTGCCTGCCACGGGCGTGCAGGGCGCGGACCAGCTTGGCGCGCAGCCCCTCGCGGGCGGGGTGCTCGGCGACGAGGTCCGCCAGCAGGGCGGGGTCCGGCGCGGGGTGCCGCTCGGCGGCGGTGAGGCGCAGGTCGGCCCAATGCGCGGTGATCGCGGCCGGGAGGTCGGGGAACGCGGGGCCGCGCCAGAGGGCGAGCGCGGAGGCGTGGTCGTGGTCGGCCAGGCGCCGCCGGACGTCGGCGGTGTCGGTGGGGACGTCGAGGCGGTAACCGGTGGGGTGCGAGGAGACGGCGGTGGGGCCGAGGGCCTTGCGCAGCCGGGAGACGAGGGACTGGAGGGAGGCGGCGGCGTCGACGGGCGGGTCGTCGGGCCAGAGCGCGTCGACCAGCCCGGCGACGGGCACGACCTGGCCGGGATCGGCGGCGAGGCGGGAGAGGAGCGCGCGCAGGCGGGCGCCGCGGACCTCGATCTCCGCGCCGTCGTCGGCGGTCACGAGCAGTGGCCCCAGCACCACGACGCGCACCCGTACCCCCCTGCGGATTCGCCGGTCAGCGTAACCGCCGTACGGGTGCGGTCGGACCGGCGCGGTCAGGCGGGCTCGGTCGGGCAGGCGCCACCTGGCGGGCGCGGCCGGCCAGGCGGGCCGCGGGTTCAGCCGGTGTGGCGGGGCGGTTCGGCGGCGGACTGGGCGGCGGGCCCGGCGGCGATCGGGCTGGGCTCGGCGGCGATCGCGGCGACGGCGGCCGGCCCTGCGGCGACCGGCCCAGCGGCGACCGGCCCAGCGGCGACCGGCCCTGCGGCGGTCCGGTCGGCGGGCGCCGGTCCGTCCGCGTCCGCACCCGGCTTGCGGAAGACCCGGCGCGCGAGCTCGAACCCGCCCGCCGTCACCGCCGACAGCACCAGCCCGGCGGCCAGCGACAGCAGCGGGTGCCCGTGGGTGAACGGCCCGAGCGCGGCGGCGAACGCGAGCATGTACGCGCTCCACACCGCCGACGCGGCGAGCGTCGCGGGCAGGAACCGCCGCACCGGCAGCCCGACCCGCCCGCACGCCGCCGTGCTCACCAGCCGCCCACCGGGCAGCAACCGCGCGCCCACGCACACCACGACCGGCCGGTCCGTCAGGTTCCGCCGCACCCAGCCCGCCGGTCCGGCGTCCTCGGGCACGCGCAGCAGCCGGTGCGAGCCGCGCCCCAGCCCGTACACCAGGAAGTCGCCCAGCACCGAGCCCGCCATCGCGGTCAGCGCGAGCCCGAGCACGGCGGGCGCGTCGTGCGAGTGGAACGCCCCGGACGCGGCGGCCACCAGCAGCGACTCGCTGGGCAGCATCGGCACCGGCGCGTCGAGCGCGATGAGCAGCGCCAGCACCGGCAGCAACCAGGCGCTGCGCAGCACGACGTCGAACACCGCCGTCAAATGGTGCACGGACTTCCCCCCACGGGCCGGACAGCGAGCTAGTCGGCAGGCCGCACCGCCGCCGACGGAATTGTGCGCCACGCCACGAACGCGGCGACGAGGGTCACCGCGGCGGCGATGAGCGAGGTGGTCTGCATGGCCCCCGTGAACGCCTCACGTGCAGAGTGCAGCACCGGCGAGTCCGCGTCCAGTGCCGAACTGCCCGAGGCCAACGAGTCCTGGACGGCCGCGCGCTGGTCGTCGGGGAGGTCGTCGGGGAGGTCGCCGGGCAGGACCAGGTTCGACCGGTACCGCAGCGACACCAGCGACCCGAGCACGGCGATGCCGAGCGCGACGGCCAGCTCGTAGGCGGTCTCGGAGATCGCCGACGCGGCCCCGGCCTTGTGGGGCGGCACGGCGGAGACGACGGCGTCGGTGGTGACGGTCTGCGACAGCCCGACGCCGAACCCGACGGGCACGAGCGCCAGCCCCAGCCACAGGTAGCTCTCCGCGCCCTCGGCGGCGGCGATCCCGGCCAGGCCGAGGGAGACCAGCGCGAGCCCGGTGGCGATCGCCCGGCCCGCGCCGAGCCTGGCCAGCACCCAGCCGACGAGCGCGACCACCGAGATGGACGCCAGCGTCGCGGGCAGCTCGGCGAGCCCGGCCTGCAGCGGGCTGTAGCCGCGCGCCAGCTGGAGGTACTGGGAGAAGAAGAACAGCAGCCCGGTGAGCGCGAAGATGGCGATGAACGCGGAGAACACCGCGCCGCTGAACGCGGGCCCGCGGAACAGGTCGACGTCGATCAGCGGGGTGTCCAGGCCGCGCTGCCTGCGCACGAACGCCACCCCGGCGGCCAGGCCGAGCAGCAGCGCGAGGACGCCGGAGTCGTCGACGCCGGTGCTGACGGTGTGCTTGACCGCGTAGACCAGCGGCACGATCGCGGCCATCGACAGCGCGGCCGAGAGCAGGTCGAACCGGCCGGGCGCGGGGTCGCGCGACTCGGGGAGCAGGAACGCGCCCGCGACCACCAGCGCGGCCATGATCGGGACGTTGATCAGGAAGACCGAGCCCCACCGGAAGTGCTCCAGCAGGACTCCGCCGACCAGCGGTCCGAGCGCCGCGCCACCACCGGCGGCGGCCGACCAGATCGCGATGGCGCGGGTGCGCTCGGCGGGGTCGGTGAAGACGGTGCGGATGAGCGAGAGCGTCGACGGCATCAGCGTGGCGCCCGCGACGCCCAGCAGCAGCCGCGCGCCGATCAGCGCCTGCGGGCTGTTCGCGAACGCCGCCAGCAGCGAGGCGAGCCCGAACGCGGTGGCGCCGGTGAGCAGCAGCCGCTTGCGCCCGACGCGGTCGGCGAGGTTGCCCATGACCAGCAGCAGGCCGGCGAGGGCGAGCGAGTAGACGTCGCCGATCCACAGGACCTGGGTGGCGGTGGGGGCGAGGTCGGCGGTGAGGGAGGGCACGGCCAGGTAGAGGACGGTGCCGTCGACGGCCATGACGA includes:
- a CDS encoding amidohydrolase family protein, with amino-acid sequence MEVVDAHLHLPSPRLDWPHGEASRRDLQAELLLAQLDAAGVDAAVLVAVPGVAPVDECLEIAARHPDRVAVIAPWEGGEVSKEGEAPEGVLGVRLVLSWPPENAERLRSGGYDGLFDAAERRGVPVSVLAGGLLPEIGELARARPSLRLVVDHLGLDQPPYLPAGDPPWGGLPDLLALAGLENVAVKLSGAPTLSTGPYPYRDVWPHLDRVLSAFGADRCLWGSDAHRVSGRLRGFPPVPPYQGQHSHAQALHHLLDRSGLGDAERAALFGGTARRVLGWPARP
- a CDS encoding TetR family transcriptional regulator, giving the protein MARWKPGTPDRLQEAALELFATRGFEQTTAQEIAQAVGLTERTFFRHFSDKREVLFHRQDEFTDTFRAGIALAPPDAPPIAVIASALRSSADFFPDDARPWSRRRHEVISHCPALREREQHKLVVLAGVLADELRARGVDATRAALAARTGVAVFQTTFELWLAEGEERALDVIAVEVLAQLREVLG
- a CDS encoding SDR family oxidoreductase: MRVFVTGASGWIGSAVVDELIADGHEVVGLARSDASAARLEARGALARRGDLDDHHGLRTGALEADAVVHLANKHDFGNLAATNATERAATATLGAALEGTGKPFLLASGLAEVAPGRLATEHDPSTFHGPDSARGGSENLLLEHVARGVHAVAVRFSPTTHGVGDRGFVDVLASVARAKGVSGHPGDGSNRWAAVHVRDAARVVALGLTKAPAGSRLHAVAEEGITTREIAEALGAALDLPVASVAPRDVAGHFGWIGGFFALDMAASSALTRESLGWEPTGPTLLADIAAGAYTR
- a CDS encoding YeeE/YedE family protein; protein product: MSTTTETPSDQRRLPTFPTSCAAPVPRPEEPVRVVPLAVASLIAVALTGYVWTAHGAKSGVLLLLGLGLGLALFHSRFGFTSAWRQLVAVGNGAGVRAHSLLLGTAATLVALIVSTGSGLFGSAPRASAGPIGLALFVGALLFAVGMQLGGACASGTLFAVGSGQSTILLTLFGFIVGSVVYTAAFPVFDGWPSVPGVLLSDHVGWFGSWALTIAALGLIVLATWFVQKRRNPPPADVAPTATGLARVLRGSWPLLVGAVVLGVLAGAVFLVSGGIWGVTFAFALWGAKFLQLIGLHPETWEFWRSASNAKALAGSVWTDKTTLTDVGIMIGAAIAAALAGAWKLHTSIPWRTALAAVLGGVLMGVGARLAGGCNIGAYLGGISTGSLHGWLWGLFALGGTWIGLRLRPLFGLGVPKAADSVC
- a CDS encoding FAD-dependent monooxygenase; this encodes MDTQVLIIGAGPTGLALAADLTRRGVGHRIVDRAAGPFTGSRAKGVQPRTLEVLDDLGVVDRVLAAGTTTLPARWVDGDRARVVDLNEGRHPTPNTPYARTLVIPQFATEAALRSLVPHVEYGAEVTGLTQDEHGVTAVVDGREITAAYAVACDGGRSPVRKRLGVGFAGETLEDHRIVVADVVVDGLDRDHWHMWRSDPASMLALCPLPGTDLFQLQANLAPDREGAPTEAELRELVTTRTGRPELVLREVAWTSLFRLNVRMVDRYRVGRVFLAGDAAHVHSPSGAQGMNTGVQDACNLGWKLGSALSGALSTEAAEALLDSYEGERLPIAAWLLGVTTEAHRRMAAEMKIGKRDDELLQLGLGYREGPLAEPSGLDGVQPGDRAPDAPCALADGTRTRVFDLLRGPGFTLLGLGVEPPAHDGVRAHRIEDPDGHVAAGYGLPDGALALVRPDGYVGAVSHDPEVISGYLKRVLG
- a CDS encoding BTAD domain-containing putative transcriptional regulator — its product is MRVVVLGPLLVTADDGAEIEVRGARLRALLSRLAADPGQVVPVAGLVDALWPDDPPVDAAASLQSLVSRLRKALGPTAVSSHPTGYRLDVPTDTADVRRRLADHDHASALALWRGPAFPDLPAAITAHWADLRLTAAERHPAPDPALLADLVAEHPAREGLRAKLVRALHARGRQTEALTAYEQARSWLADELGADPGPDLRAAHLAALRPAQRGAPPVPPTPLVGRADDLTRLVDLTARARLVTVTGFGGMGKTRLAQAVAARGAHPVLWVPLESASDPVDALRHAVARGDTTAAVLGERPTADPVDLLRAATCLLVLDNCEHLLDPTSELVTRLLAAAPDVRVLTTSREALGVPGEALHPLAPLDEDTSVELFTARATAARPDFVVTDDARRVCRALDGIPLALELAAARLRSLTTAQLADRVDQRLRLLDRGARTAAARHRTLRAVVDWSWELLTGPERELLRVLAAFPGGAALDAVAEVSEVDEWVALDLVSSLVDKSLVVADGERYRLLETVREYAAGVPGPDHRPRHAAHFLALAETAEPHLRTGGQLPWLARLDAEQANLDAALSWLVQTRDGPRALRMVAARAWWWVNARARPAEARAWASAVEGFAVSPVTRLLAAGVIADELRERASPLLMCLVDAVRWWHSAGADLLGARMRESADPWSRGIGVLVRGLAAYELSAGRTEEAERWYRRALRELTEVGDRWAIALAGVSLSQLLGNRGAHAEALAVLEEARRASAAFGAVEDVLVPLAPLVQFARLRVRTGDLVAAQRELDRAHAVATRRADPLELARVHLASAELAHARGERAEAVDRFRAALATAPPDSPPQFRSTIHSGLARALPAAEAGPEHGRALDEARRSPDGPAIALAWEARALWLREVGDRDGAAAALDEAERARGVLALADPEIADLARWAGR
- a CDS encoding DedA family protein — encoded protein: MHHLTAVFDVVLRSAWLLPVLALLIALDAPVPMLPSESLLVAAASGAFHSHDAPAVLGLALTAMAGSVLGDFLVYGLGRGSHRLLRVPEDAGPAGWVRRNLTDRPVVVCVGARLLPGGRLVSTAACGRVGLPVRRFLPATLAASAVWSAYMLAFAAALGPFTHGHPLLSLAAGLVLSAVTAGGFELARRVFRKPGADADGPAPADRTAAGPVAAGPVAAGPVAAGPAAVAAIAAEPSPIAAGPAAQSAAEPPRHTG
- a CDS encoding MFS transporter — translated: MSPSEITHSPLTARRRWAALAVLALAVLVMAVDGTVLYLAVPSLTADLAPTATQVLWIGDVYSLALAGLLLVMGNLADRVGRKRLLLTGATAFGLASLLAAFANSPQALIGARLLLGVAGATLMPSTLSLIRTVFTDPAERTRAIAIWSAAAGGGAALGPLVGGVLLEHFRWGSVFLINVPIMAALVVAGAFLLPESRDPAPGRFDLLSAALSMAAIVPLVYAVKHTVSTGVDDSGVLALLLGLAAGVAFVRRQRGLDTPLIDVDLFRGPAFSGAVFSAFIAIFALTGLLFFFSQYLQLARGYSPLQAGLAELPATLASISVVALVGWVLARLGAGRAIATGLALVSLGLAGIAAAEGAESYLWLGLALVPVGFGVGLSQTVTTDAVVSAVPPHKAGAASAISETAYELAVALGIAVLGSLVSLRYRSNLVLPGDLPDDLPDDQRAAVQDSLASGSSALDADSPVLHSAREAFTGAMQTTSLIAAAVTLVAAFVAWRTIPSAAVRPAD